Proteins from a single region of Aerococcus viridans:
- a CDS encoding DUF3427 domain-containing protein, protein MDLLAQSLRHAFIDQRQLGHAQYDPELIINQPDENIFLLNTLQEELDTSETFTFSVAFVTESGLNTLKTHLFDLHQRGIKGRLITSNYLDFNSPDIFKALLKVPNLEVRISDKEAFHAKGYLFEHKDHASFIIGSSNLTTHALKTNYEWNVKLTTYHHGAIIHQMQAHLDKEWASAQPLTEDWIQAYANSFQPPKYRDTSILLDPAKNFIVPNKMQQPALDSLIELRQNGADRGLVIAATGTGKTYLAAFDVLETKPEKVLFIVHREQILHSAMASFKRVMHAESDDLFGFYTGNKKDSQAKYVFATQQTIARDQHLHQFDPEEFDYILVDEVHRAGSASYQRIFDYFKPKFLLGLTATPERTDGYNLYELFDYNIAYEIRLQDALEADLLAPFHYFGVTDFEKDGELISETTQLKNLILDERVDYVMDKLTYYGLDKDKVKGLVFCSRNEEAKSLSDKFNARGYKTVALSGSDSQDVRTKQVNRLTSGLLDYIFTVDIFNEGIDIPEINQVVMLRNTQSSIIFVQQMGRGLRKHDDKEFVNIIDFIGNYKNNYLIPVALSGNSNRSKDAMRKTTLNTNFISGLSNINFESIAKERIFDSINAVKIDSMKELKEAYLELKNELGRVPMLIDFETTNSFDPYLLANKKDNYPAFLASIKERDNTLSKAANDILKFLSREILPGKRAHELVLLNELAKESVDTLSLAKIQTILTKHDLSHDPITVQSVVRTLSTDYYAGSSKKTYQPGQVVTIVDEGINLSPGFQSAKKDSTFLHHLNDLITTATLLNDGYDKSSDLTLYQKYGRRDALRLLKWKTQLVDQNIGGYTQDKERKIFTIFVTLDKGDDFTGAQVAYEDALLDPQTMTWFTKAPRTLASPEVKILQDADDWQIHMFIKKDDDEGTEFYYLGEVTPDVSTITQLEKPSGDGETRNVVEMNLHFKETIPRNLFNYLQ, encoded by the coding sequence ATGGATTTATTAGCGCAATCTTTGCGGCATGCTTTTATTGATCAGAGGCAGTTGGGGCATGCCCAGTATGACCCTGAGTTGATTATTAATCAGCCTGATGAGAATATCTTCCTATTAAATACCTTGCAGGAGGAATTGGATACCAGCGAAACTTTTACATTTTCAGTGGCATTTGTGACGGAGAGTGGTCTCAACACGCTGAAAACCCACCTCTTTGATTTACACCAACGAGGGATAAAAGGCCGGTTAATTACCTCCAACTATTTGGACTTTAACTCACCAGATATTTTCAAGGCCTTGCTGAAAGTTCCTAATTTGGAGGTCCGCATTTCTGACAAAGAAGCTTTTCACGCTAAAGGATATTTATTTGAACACAAGGACCACGCTTCCTTTATTATTGGGTCGTCAAACTTGACCACCCATGCCTTGAAAACCAATTACGAGTGGAACGTTAAACTGACTACCTACCACCACGGGGCCATTATCCATCAAATGCAGGCTCATTTAGACAAGGAATGGGCGAGTGCCCAGCCTTTAACTGAAGACTGGATTCAAGCATATGCCAACTCCTTCCAACCGCCTAAATACCGTGATACTAGTATCTTACTGGACCCTGCCAAGAACTTTATCGTGCCTAATAAGATGCAACAGCCAGCCTTAGATAGTCTTATTGAATTACGGCAAAATGGCGCCGACCGTGGCTTGGTAATCGCGGCTACTGGGACCGGTAAAACCTACTTAGCGGCTTTTGATGTCTTGGAAACCAAACCCGAAAAAGTCCTTTTTATCGTCCATAGGGAACAAATCTTACATTCCGCAATGGCTTCTTTTAAAAGGGTGATGCACGCAGAATCAGATGATTTATTTGGTTTTTACACAGGTAACAAAAAGGATAGCCAAGCCAAGTATGTTTTCGCCACCCAACAGACCATTGCCCGCGACCAACATTTACACCAATTTGACCCAGAAGAATTCGATTATATCTTAGTAGATGAAGTCCACCGGGCTGGATCAGCGTCTTACCAGCGGATTTTTGACTACTTTAAACCCAAATTCCTACTTGGTTTAACGGCTACACCTGAGCGTACAGATGGCTATAATTTATATGAACTCTTTGACTACAATATCGCCTATGAAATCCGCCTGCAAGATGCTCTTGAAGCTGATTTACTAGCCCCCTTCCATTACTTTGGGGTGACCGACTTCGAAAAAGACGGCGAATTGATTTCTGAAACCACCCAATTAAAGAACCTAATCCTAGACGAACGGGTTGATTATGTCATGGACAAGTTGACTTACTATGGTTTAGATAAAGACAAGGTCAAAGGCTTAGTCTTCTGTAGCCGCAACGAGGAAGCCAAGTCCCTATCCGACAAATTCAACGCCCGTGGTTATAAAACTGTCGCCCTATCTGGTAGCGATAGCCAAGATGTGCGAACCAAGCAAGTAAATCGGTTAACTTCAGGTCTCTTAGACTATATTTTTACAGTGGATATCTTTAATGAAGGGATTGATATTCCAGAAATCAACCAGGTGGTCATGTTGCGTAACACCCAATCCAGCATCATCTTCGTCCAACAAATGGGGCGTGGGCTTCGTAAGCATGATGATAAGGAATTCGTGAATATCATCGACTTTATCGGCAACTACAAGAACAACTACCTGATTCCCGTAGCCCTGTCTGGTAATTCAAACCGCAGTAAGGATGCCATGCGGAAGACGACCCTCAACACCAACTTTATTTCCGGTTTATCCAATATCAATTTCGAAAGCATTGCTAAAGAGCGAATCTTTGATTCTATAAACGCTGTGAAAATAGACTCCATGAAAGAATTGAAAGAAGCCTACCTAGAGTTAAAAAATGAATTGGGTCGTGTGCCAATGTTGATTGATTTTGAAACAACCAACAGTTTCGACCCTTATCTATTAGCCAACAAAAAGGACAATTACCCCGCTTTCTTGGCCAGCATCAAGGAAAGGGACAATACCCTTTCTAAAGCTGCCAACGATATCTTAAAGTTTTTATCGCGGGAAATCTTACCAGGCAAACGGGCGCATGAACTAGTCTTATTGAATGAGCTCGCTAAAGAAAGTGTAGATACTTTAAGCTTGGCCAAGATTCAAACCATTTTGACCAAACATGACTTAAGCCATGATCCTATTACTGTGCAGTCAGTGGTGCGAACCTTGTCCACCGATTATTACGCCGGTAGTTCAAAGAAAACTTACCAACCGGGGCAAGTCGTGACCATAGTAGACGAGGGGATTAACTTAAGCCCTGGATTCCAGTCAGCAAAGAAAGATTCGACCTTTTTACATCATTTAAATGACTTAATCACTACGGCCACCTTATTAAATGACGGTTATGACAAATCGTCAGACTTAACCTTGTATCAAAAATACGGACGTCGTGACGCCCTACGTCTGCTCAAATGGAAAACGCAATTGGTGGACCAAAATATCGGGGGCTATACTCAGGATAAGGAACGGAAAATTTTTACAATTTTTGTGACACTGGATAAAGGCGACGACTTTACTGGTGCCCAAGTTGCTTATGAAGATGCCTTGTTAGACCCACAGACGATGACTTGGTTCACGAAAGCGCCAAGGACACTGGCCTCTCCTGAAGTGAAAATCTTACAGGATGCGGACGACTGGCAAATTCATATGTTCATTAAAAAGGACGATGATGAAGGAACCGAGTTTTATTATTTGGGTGAAGTGACACCTGATGTTTCGACGATTACCCAACTTGAAAAGCCGAGTGGTGATGGTGAAACCCGGAACGTTGTGGAGATGAACTTGCATTTTAAAGAAACTATTCCAAGAAATCTCTTTAACTATCTACAGTAA
- a CDS encoding (deoxy)nucleoside triphosphate pyrophosphohydrolase has product MKDIYVVGAILIKDQRILCAQRGGAKSLAYLWEFPGGKIEAGETAQGALKRELEEELKIQVQVSPEIFDTSAYEYDFGRVHLITIICQLEQGEPFLTEHKAIKWLKPSELKSLDWAPADLPAVNKLSQMTL; this is encoded by the coding sequence ATGAAAGATATTTATGTTGTTGGGGCGATTTTGATTAAAGACCAGCGAATTTTATGTGCCCAACGCGGGGGCGCGAAGTCTTTAGCCTACTTGTGGGAGTTTCCTGGTGGGAAGATAGAAGCTGGCGAAACTGCGCAAGGAGCCCTGAAACGTGAATTGGAAGAGGAGTTAAAGATCCAGGTTCAAGTATCCCCAGAGATATTTGATACATCAGCCTACGAATATGATTTCGGACGCGTTCATCTCATAACAATTATCTGCCAGCTTGAGCAAGGTGAGCCCTTTTTGACGGAACATAAGGCCATCAAGTGGTTGAAGCCTAGCGAATTGAAGTCTTTAGACTGGGCGCCAGCGGACCTGCCTGCTGTAAATAAGTTATCACAAATGACTCTATAG
- a CDS encoding NAD(P)H-quinone oxidoreductase — protein sequence MKAWILNQAGGPENFELQEIDRPMAQAGEALVKVKAIGLNRHDVMSRNSLKPDASLEDRVMGIEIAGEVVDIHTDGTESSHVAIGDHVAGIITHGAYAEYARIPLSRAMVFPKDTPFTTAAAIPEAFMTAYQTMYWIGDLHQGERILVHAAGSSVGTAAIQLANHLSQVEIFATAGRQDKLDLAKELGAQTTINYKEENFADVISEATDNRGVDVILDFIGASYANKNASAIGQDGRWVLIGVLGGTEVPDFDMGQLLFKRVKLQGTLLSTRSDDYKARLVADVNKEVVPLIADGTIQPVIDTVMAFDRLPEAHEYMEANKNLGKIIISLED from the coding sequence ATGAAAGCATGGATACTAAATCAAGCAGGTGGCCCAGAGAATTTTGAACTGCAAGAAATCGACAGGCCGATGGCACAAGCGGGTGAGGCTCTAGTCAAGGTCAAGGCAATTGGGCTTAACCGCCATGATGTCATGTCGAGGAACAGTTTGAAGCCGGATGCCAGCCTTGAAGACCGGGTGATGGGGATTGAGATTGCTGGTGAAGTGGTAGATATTCATACAGACGGGACGGAATCCAGTCATGTTGCTATTGGCGACCACGTAGCGGGGATTATTACCCACGGCGCCTATGCCGAATACGCCCGCATCCCCCTCAGTCGTGCCATGGTTTTCCCTAAAGACACGCCGTTTACAACAGCTGCCGCCATTCCAGAAGCCTTCATGACCGCCTACCAGACTATGTATTGGATCGGCGACTTGCATCAGGGTGAGCGGATTCTTGTCCATGCAGCGGGTTCTAGCGTTGGGACTGCAGCTATCCAATTGGCCAACCACCTGTCGCAGGTAGAAATCTTTGCCACCGCAGGCCGTCAAGATAAATTAGACCTAGCTAAAGAATTAGGCGCCCAGACCACCATTAATTATAAGGAAGAAAATTTCGCCGACGTGATTTCTGAAGCAACTGACAATAGGGGAGTCGATGTCATTCTAGATTTCATTGGGGCGTCCTATGCTAATAAAAATGCGTCAGCTATCGGCCAAGACGGCCGCTGGGTTTTAATCGGTGTTCTTGGGGGCACAGAGGTTCCGGACTTTGATATGGGGCAATTGCTCTTTAAGCGGGTGAAACTCCAAGGGACCTTGCTGTCAACCCGCTCAGACGACTACAAGGCGCGCCTAGTAGCAGACGTCAATAAAGAAGTCGTGCCTTTAATTGCAGACGGTACTATTCAACCAGTGATTGACACTGTCATGGCTTTTGACCGCCTGCCAGAGGCCCATGAATATATGGAAGCCAATAAAAACTTAGGTAAAATCATCATCAGCTTGGAAGACTAA
- a CDS encoding 2-keto-4-pentenoate hydratase, whose amino-acid sequence MEESKMQEIAQYLYDAEKNKTAIDNVTEVFNVSFDEQEAYDIQDLVVALKKETDGKTAAYKIGLTSPAKIKQLNIDQPVYAHIFEYMISYDGEPLSMERFIHPRIEPEVTIVLKEDIYQENVTFEEVMDKIDYVYSSVEIVDSRYHGFRFSLEDVVADNTSCQGAVYSNTHFSLDQVDILNEKAVVYINGEKIDEGIGKDVANHPANAVVFLANALYKRGVTLEAGVPIMTGGMTKANKIEIGDKVEVKFDTMDDITFEVVE is encoded by the coding sequence ATGGAAGAGTCGAAGATGCAGGAGATTGCGCAGTATTTGTATGATGCGGAGAAGAATAAGACGGCGATTGATAATGTGACGGAGGTGTTTAATGTTTCCTTCGATGAGCAAGAAGCCTATGATATCCAAGATTTGGTCGTAGCTTTGAAGAAAGAAACAGACGGGAAGACGGCGGCCTACAAGATTGGTTTGACGTCACCGGCTAAGATTAAACAGTTGAATATTGATCAGCCAGTTTATGCCCACATTTTTGAGTATATGATTTCTTATGACGGCGAACCTTTGTCGATGGAACGGTTTATCCACCCCCGTATTGAGCCGGAAGTGACTATTGTCTTGAAGGAGGATATCTACCAAGAGAATGTAACTTTTGAAGAAGTCATGGATAAGATTGACTATGTCTATTCTTCTGTTGAGATAGTAGACTCTCGCTATCACGGTTTCCGTTTCTCCTTGGAAGATGTGGTTGCTGACAACACTTCTTGCCAGGGGGCAGTTTATTCAAATACCCACTTCAGCTTAGACCAAGTGGATATCTTGAACGAAAAAGCTGTTGTTTATATTAATGGTGAGAAGATTGATGAAGGGATTGGGAAGGATGTAGCCAACCATCCAGCCAATGCGGTGGTCTTCCTAGCCAACGCCTTGTATAAACGTGGCGTGACTTTAGAGGCCGGCGTGCCAATTATGACCGGTGGCATGACCAAAGCGAACAAGATTGAAATTGGGGACAAGGTCGAAGTGAAATTCGATACCATGGATGATATTACCTTTGAAGTAGTCGAATAA
- a CDS encoding MBL fold metallo-hydrolase, translating into MIDTYTFHDMTLSWLNGAMIGTDGGTIFGPVPRALWGRYYPYNDKNQVAEVCDPIVIQYQGKNYIIDASFNLDKFNEKGKRNVGLQQEGSIQEDFETLGITPEDIDVVMMTHMHNDHASGLTYFENDQWQSTFPNATIYISDIEWDAVKHPNARTKNTYPKENWEAIQGQVETFTDSITIAEGITMEVTGGHSPGHTIIRLEQAGETMLHMADILLTFVHTNPLWVGGLDDYPMDSISAKQELMPEALANNYRFIFYHDPYYRVVEYTEDGKNIQYAMASSRDVFIPFTDQQDRVPKQVEAAVIK; encoded by the coding sequence ATGATTGATACATATACTTTCCACGACATGACCCTATCTTGGTTGAACGGCGCGATGATTGGCACTGACGGCGGGACAATTTTCGGTCCTGTACCACGAGCACTTTGGGGTCGCTACTATCCATATAATGATAAAAACCAAGTGGCTGAGGTTTGTGACCCGATTGTCATCCAATACCAGGGGAAAAACTACATCATTGATGCATCCTTTAACTTGGATAAATTCAATGAAAAAGGGAAACGAAATGTTGGGCTACAACAAGAAGGTAGTATCCAAGAAGACTTTGAAACGCTTGGGATTACGCCTGAAGATATTGACGTTGTGATGATGACCCACATGCATAACGACCATGCCAGCGGTTTGACTTACTTTGAAAACGATCAATGGCAATCAACCTTCCCTAATGCCACGATTTATATCTCTGATATCGAGTGGGATGCGGTAAAACATCCGAATGCACGGACTAAAAACACTTATCCAAAAGAAAATTGGGAAGCCATCCAAGGGCAAGTTGAAACCTTTACGGATAGCATTACCATTGCTGAAGGGATTACCATGGAAGTGACAGGTGGTCACAGTCCAGGTCATACCATTATACGTCTTGAACAAGCTGGCGAAACTATGCTACATATGGCAGATATCCTACTTACATTCGTTCACACAAACCCACTTTGGGTCGGTGGTCTAGACGATTACCCAATGGATTCTATTTCAGCTAAACAAGAATTGATGCCAGAAGCCCTAGCCAACAACTACCGCTTTATCTTCTACCATGATCCATACTACCGTGTGGTTGAATACACTGAAGACGGGAAAAACATCCAATACGCTATGGCGTCATCGCGCGATGTCTTTATCCCATTCACTGACCAACAAGACCGGGTCCCAAAACAAGTTGAAGCAGCAGTCATTAAATAA
- a CDS encoding acetyl-CoA C-acetyltransferase, translating into MQDVVIVAAQRTPIGSFGGVFKNISAVDLGKVAVQGAMAKANIDPTLVDEVIFGNVLSAGLGQNVARQVAVAAGISVEKPAFAVNKVCGSGLKAVALAAQSIMVGESDVVVAGGTENMSQAPYIVEDARWGMRMGDQKVVDTMIKDGLTDAFNNYHMGITAENIVEKYGFNREDQDALAASSQQKAEAAINNNKFQDEITPVAVPQRRGDDIQIEADEYPRAGVTQESLAKLRPAFKRDGGSVTAANSSGINDGAAAIVLMSKEKAEAIGAKPLATIKAFASAGVDPSIMGTGPIPATRKALDKAQLTIKDIDLIEANEAFAAQALCVLQDLDADMDKVNVNGGAIALGHPIGASGARILVTLVHEMIKRQSTYGLATLCIGGGQGISMIIEGNY; encoded by the coding sequence ATGCAAGATGTCGTAATCGTAGCTGCACAAAGAACCCCCATCGGATCATTCGGTGGCGTATTTAAAAATATTTCCGCTGTTGATTTAGGTAAGGTAGCCGTTCAAGGTGCCATGGCTAAGGCCAACATTGATCCAACCCTAGTAGATGAGGTCATCTTCGGTAACGTCTTAAGCGCAGGTTTAGGTCAAAACGTGGCCCGTCAGGTTGCAGTTGCCGCCGGAATATCTGTAGAAAAACCAGCTTTCGCTGTCAATAAGGTTTGCGGTTCAGGTTTGAAAGCTGTCGCCCTTGCCGCTCAAAGTATTATGGTGGGCGAATCGGACGTCGTGGTTGCTGGTGGGACCGAAAATATGAGCCAAGCGCCTTACATTGTTGAAGATGCACGTTGGGGTATGCGGATGGGTGACCAGAAAGTGGTCGACACCATGATTAAAGACGGTTTAACCGACGCCTTCAACAACTACCATATGGGGATTACCGCAGAAAATATTGTAGAAAAATATGGTTTCAATCGAGAAGATCAAGATGCCCTAGCTGCTTCCAGCCAACAAAAGGCGGAAGCTGCCATCAATAACAACAAATTCCAAGATGAAATTACACCCGTCGCCGTTCCGCAAAGACGCGGCGACGATATCCAAATCGAAGCGGATGAATATCCAAGAGCTGGTGTTACCCAAGAATCTTTAGCTAAATTAAGACCAGCCTTCAAGCGTGATGGTGGATCTGTTACAGCAGCCAACTCTTCAGGTATTAACGACGGGGCTGCTGCCATCGTCTTAATGTCCAAGGAAAAAGCCGAAGCGATTGGCGCTAAACCTTTAGCTACCATTAAAGCCTTCGCAAGCGCCGGCGTTGACCCTTCAATCATGGGAACAGGTCCAATTCCAGCTACCAGAAAAGCACTGGATAAAGCCCAATTGACTATAAAAGACATCGATTTAATTGAAGCCAACGAAGCTTTCGCTGCCCAAGCCTTGTGTGTATTGCAAGATCTTGATGCAGATATGGACAAGGTCAACGTGAACGGCGGTGCCATCGCCTTGGGTCACCCGATTGGTGCATCCGGCGCCCGCATCTTAGTCACCCTGGTCCACGAAATGATCAAACGGCAGTCTACTTATGGCCTAGCTACCTTGTGTATCGGGGGTGGCCAAGGAATATCCATGATTATCGAAGGGAACTATTAA
- a CDS encoding cupin domain-containing protein, with the protein MALENVDFGNINEIPYRPLRPGIDQAVFAMSGDGVNVTVNRVDNGNDLRPHTHDDHQQIAWILQGECDYYVDGEPFRMKAGSWVVVPKGVEHYIHVYDSPETVVNVDIFAPAREDYNEAYSQFLKQQGYQGFNIID; encoded by the coding sequence ATGGCACTAGAAAATGTAGATTTTGGAAACATCAATGAGATTCCCTACCGTCCATTACGCCCGGGGATTGACCAAGCCGTGTTCGCCATGTCAGGTGACGGCGTCAATGTAACAGTTAACCGAGTAGATAATGGCAACGACTTACGTCCACATACACATGATGACCACCAACAAATCGCCTGGATATTACAAGGTGAATGTGACTATTACGTTGACGGTGAGCCGTTCCGCATGAAGGCAGGCTCATGGGTAGTCGTGCCGAAGGGCGTTGAACATTATATTCATGTGTACGATTCGCCAGAAACAGTGGTGAATGTGGATATTTTCGCCCCAGCGCGTGAAGACTACAACGAAGCTTACAGCCAATTCTTGAAACAACAAGGCTACCAAGGCTTTAACATTATTGACTAA
- a CDS encoding HpcH/HpaI aldolase family protein: MEMRNLVKEKIAEKGYAIGAFVASSSSLNTEILGVNGFDFAMIDFEHAQTSLETALDMVRAAELYGTAPYARVYNPEDGPMMGRMLDIGLHGLMIPMVNTKAQAEFVIQNTKMPPIGIRGKGIGRGPLWGAYENYNKGEVDEKSMVIVQCETPEAVENVEEIVSVEGIDCVYIGRLDLAHAMGVEDPSTSPELEANIQKVLKACKEAGKIPGIFTANANDAINRIEQGFQFVTVLNDLAFFRQATKTRIDDVRKGVEGDKYQVDDAVFLK, encoded by the coding sequence ATGGAAATGCGCAACCTTGTAAAAGAAAAAATTGCTGAAAAAGGCTATGCTATCGGTGCTTTTGTGGCATCAAGCTCTTCGTTAAATACGGAAATTTTAGGGGTCAATGGCTTCGACTTTGCTATGATTGACTTCGAACATGCTCAAACAAGCTTAGAAACAGCCTTAGATATGGTGCGTGCAGCCGAATTATACGGTACTGCGCCATATGCCCGTGTTTACAATCCTGAAGACGGTCCAATGATGGGGCGAATGTTAGATATCGGTTTGCATGGATTGATGATTCCAATGGTCAATACCAAAGCACAAGCGGAATTCGTGATTCAAAATACTAAAATGCCGCCTATTGGTATCCGCGGTAAAGGGATTGGGCGTGGGCCACTCTGGGGTGCCTATGAAAACTATAACAAGGGTGAAGTAGACGAAAAATCCATGGTTATCGTCCAATGTGAAACCCCGGAAGCGGTTGAAAATGTTGAAGAAATCGTGAGTGTTGAAGGAATTGACTGTGTGTACATCGGTCGTCTTGACCTAGCGCATGCCATGGGTGTTGAAGACCCATCAACAAGTCCAGAACTTGAAGCCAATATTCAAAAAGTCCTTAAAGCATGTAAAGAAGCAGGTAAAATTCCAGGGATCTTTACAGCCAATGCTAATGACGCGATCAACCGAATTGAACAAGGATTCCAATTCGTCACGGTATTGAACGACTTGGCCTTCTTCCGTCAAGCCACCAAGACCCGGATTGACGATGTCCGCAAAGGGGTAGAAGGGGACAAATACCAAGTGGACGACGCCGTATTCTTGAAATAG
- a CDS encoding ABC-F family ATP-binding cassette domain-containing protein: MIILQGSNLARRYGVEVIFENVQMTIQHNSRIALVGRNGAGKSTLLKMLANIEAPDDGQVSLTKGTTIAYMDQHTAVSGDRTIYEEMVSVFEPVIKLLKESETAALALADEELMQDAEAYEAALNRYDKLQEDLIRFNAYGYESEIRTVLHGFKFFDEDYDRKISTLSGGQRTRLALAKILLEKKDLLILDEPTNHLDIETLTWLENYLPKYPGALLIVSHDRYFLDAVTNETYEMAHQGIHYYKGNYSFYLKERAQRLTLQMKAYEKQQEEIAKLEDYVARNIVRASTTKMAQSRRKQLEKMTKIEKPLNDEKSARIQFSVAESSGNDVLQANKLAVGYSPDNILAEPISFQLRKQEAIAIVGPNGVGKSTLLKTIIKQIPAIRGTIDYGAHLQIGYYDQELGNLNSKKDVLHELWDEHPTMMERDIRTILGSFLFTGNDVTKSVATLSGGEKARLELAKLALEHDNFLILDEPTNHLDIDSKEVLENALIEYDGTLLFVSHDRYFINRIATSVLEINPEGSTLYLGDYDYYVAKKASEEERLALLEAENNQEKVEKAVIEPASDTKQAFQMSKDKQREERKLQREIAQHEEVMAELEATIEGIQLDMTKPEILDDFEKLNQLNQTLQEKEEALDQVMTAWEEAATKLENL, translated from the coding sequence ATGATCATATTACAAGGTTCAAATTTAGCAAGACGCTATGGCGTTGAAGTAATTTTTGAAAACGTACAAATGACTATCCAACACAACAGTCGAATTGCCCTGGTTGGCCGTAATGGTGCCGGCAAGTCGACCCTTTTAAAAATGTTGGCCAATATTGAAGCCCCTGATGATGGGCAAGTGTCCTTGACTAAAGGGACAACCATTGCTTATATGGACCAACACACTGCGGTTTCTGGTGACCGAACTATTTACGAAGAAATGGTCTCTGTTTTTGAACCCGTTATTAAATTATTGAAAGAATCCGAAACAGCGGCCCTAGCCTTGGCGGATGAGGAGCTGATGCAGGATGCTGAAGCCTATGAAGCTGCCTTAAACCGGTATGACAAGCTTCAAGAGGACTTGATTCGTTTTAACGCTTATGGTTACGAATCAGAAATCCGTACGGTCTTACATGGTTTCAAATTCTTCGATGAAGACTACGACCGTAAGATTTCAACTCTTTCTGGTGGCCAACGGACTCGTCTAGCTTTAGCGAAAATCCTACTAGAAAAGAAAGATTTATTGATTCTCGATGAGCCGACTAACCATTTGGATATTGAGACGTTAACTTGGTTAGAGAACTATCTACCAAAATATCCTGGCGCCCTATTAATTGTATCTCATGACCGGTATTTCTTGGATGCCGTTACCAATGAGACTTATGAAATGGCGCACCAAGGTATCCATTATTATAAAGGGAATTATTCATTCTACCTGAAAGAACGAGCACAACGTCTCACCCTGCAAATGAAAGCTTACGAAAAGCAGCAAGAAGAGATTGCCAAATTAGAGGACTATGTAGCCCGTAATATTGTGCGCGCCTCAACTACAAAAATGGCACAGTCCCGCCGTAAGCAGTTAGAGAAAATGACCAAGATTGAAAAGCCCTTAAATGACGAGAAATCAGCTCGGATCCAGTTTTCAGTAGCTGAATCTTCAGGGAATGACGTCTTACAAGCTAATAAATTAGCGGTTGGTTATAGTCCGGACAACATTTTAGCTGAACCCATTTCTTTCCAATTGCGGAAACAAGAAGCCATTGCAATCGTTGGGCCAAATGGTGTGGGAAAATCGACTTTATTAAAAACAATCATCAAACAAATCCCTGCCATACGCGGCACGATCGATTATGGTGCCCACCTACAAATTGGATACTATGACCAAGAATTAGGAAATCTAAATTCGAAAAAGGACGTCCTACATGAATTGTGGGATGAACATCCTACGATGATGGAACGGGATATTCGGACAATTCTTGGATCTTTCTTATTTACCGGAAACGATGTGACCAAGTCCGTTGCTACCCTTTCTGGTGGTGAAAAAGCCCGTCTTGAATTGGCTAAACTAGCGCTCGAACATGACAATTTCTTGATTCTCGATGAGCCGACCAACCATTTGGACATCGATTCTAAAGAAGTCTTGGAAAATGCCTTAATCGAGTACGACGGCACCTTGTTATTTGTCAGCCATGATCGGTACTTTATCAATCGAATTGCCACTTCCGTTTTAGAAATCAACCCTGAAGGTTCGACCCTTTATCTAGGCGACTACGATTATTACGTAGCCAAAAAAGCCTCTGAAGAGGAACGTTTAGCCCTATTAGAAGCTGAAAATAACCAAGAAAAAGTTGAAAAAGCAGTTATTGAACCTGCTTCTGATACCAAACAAGCCTTCCAAATGTCTAAAGACAAGCAAAGAGAAGAGCGTAAATTGCAACGAGAAATTGCCCAGCACGAAGAGGTCATGGCCGAATTGGAGGCAACCATCGAAGGTATTCAACTGGATATGACCAAGCCCGAAATCTTAGATGACTTCGAGAAATTGAATCAACTAAACCAAACTCTTCAAGAAAAAGAAGAAGCGCTAGACCAAGTCATGACTGCTTGGGAAGAAGCTGCTACTAAACTAGAAAACCTATAG